Below is a window of Myxococcus guangdongensis DNA.
TGGGGAGAGCTCGCGGTGGTGCCTTCGCGCGCCCGACTGGTGCTGGTCGAGACGGGCGGCGAGCCCAAGGTCCAGAACGCGCTGGGGGTCGCCGTGGAGGAAGGCGCCGTGCGCTGGAACGGACAGGTGCGCCGGCTGCCCCGGCTGGCGGATGGCGAGGAGGGTGTGCTGGGGGCTCCGGAGCCGAACCTGGGGCCCGCGCAGGCCACCGCGGTGGAGACGCTGGTGGAGACGGGCATGACCCCCGCGGCCCAGTACCGACTCCATGGCGCGCTGCCGCTCTTCCAGCGGGACTTGAAGGAGAAGGAGTTCGTCGTGCGCACGAGTGGCCCGGGCCCACTGCCCACCAGCGCCTTGAGCGCGGAGGTGGAGGCGGGCGTGCATCTGATTCGGGGCGAGGTGAGGCCATGAGTCCGTTGCTGGAGGTGAAGGGCCTGAGGCGCGACTACGGCCCCTTGCGGGCGGTGGATGACGTGTCCTTCAAGCTGGAGGCGGGCAGCATCCTGGGGTTCATCGGCCCGAACGGCGCGGGCAAGAGCACCACGCTGCGCATCCTCGCGACGCTGGACGCGCCCACGTCCGGTGAGGTGCTGCTCGGAGGCCACTCGCTGGTGGACACGCCGGACAAGGTGCGTCCGCTCATCGGCTACATGCCGGACCGGTATGGCACCTATGACGACGTCACCGTCTTCGAGTTCCTGGACTTCTTCGCGCGCGCCTATGGGCTGACGGGCGCGAAGCGGCGCCAGCGCGTGGAGTCGGTGATGGGCTTCACGGGCCTGGGGCCGCTGGCGGACAAGCTCACCACCGCGCTGTCCAAGGGCATGCGGCAGCGCGTGGCGTTGGGGCGCACGCTGTTGCACGACCCCCAGTTGCTGCTGTTGGACGAGCCGGCGGATGGCCTGGACCCCCGGGCGCGCATCGAGCTGCGCGAGCTGCTGCGGGCGCTGGCGGACCAGGGCAAGGCGGTCATCATCTCCAGCCACATCCTCACGGAGCTGGCCGAGATTTGCGACACGTGCGCCATCATCGAGCAGGGGCGCCTGTTGGCCACGGGCAAGGTGGAGGACCTGCTCCAGCAGGACTCGAACCTCGCGTCGGTGGAGCTGACGGTGCGCCTGGCGGCGGGGTCGGAGTCGGAAGGTGCGTGGGCGCGCGCGGAGCGGCTCTTGTTGGAGCAGCCGCGGGTGTCGCGGGTGTCGAAGGAGGGTGAGGCCCTGCGCGTGAGCCTGGAGTTGGAGCCCGGCACGGGCGCGGACGTGGCGTCGGCGGCGCTCTTGGCGGCGCTGGTGACAGCGGGGCTGCCGGTGTGCGCGTTCGGCATGCGCGAGCGCAACCTCGAGGATGCCTTCATGACGGTGACGAAGGGGAGGCTCGCGTGAGCACACCCATGGAGACGGCCTCGGGTGCGCCCGTGGCGGAGTCGGCCGGTGGCGCGGTGCCCGCCAGTGGTGGCGACTTCCAGGCGCGCTGGGGGGACAGGCTCAACCCGTTGGTGGTGAAGGAGGTCCGGCAGGGCTTTCGCACGCGCATCTTCTGGGCGTGCTTCGGGTTGATGTTGCTGTCGTGCGTGGTGCTGTCGCTGGTGGCCTTCGTGCAGACGCGGGACGCGGCGTTCTCCCAGTTCGGGCAGACGTACTTCTACGCATTCTTCGTGTGCCTGGCAGTGGTGCACTTCTTCGTGATTCCGTACAGCGCGTACCGCTCGCTGGCGCGGGAGCGCGAGGACGACACGTGGGTGCTGCTGGTGCTCACGGGGCTGGGGCCTCGGAGGATTCTGCGGGGCAAGGTGCTGTCGTTCCTGGTGCAGGCGGCGCTGTATGCCTCGGCGGTGGGGCCCTTCCTGCTCTTCAGCTACTACCTCAACGGCATCGCGCTGCCGACCATCCTCGTGGTGCTGGGGTTGAGCGCGGCGTGGCTCGTGTTCCTCACGGTGGTGGCGGTGTGCGCGTCGACGCTGGCGGACAGCCGGATGGGGCGCGGCCTGGTGCACTTCGTGGTGCTGGGCGCGTTGGGCCTCGCGTTCGTGATGGCGCTCGGCATCGCCAACGCATTGACGGACGCGGCGGACCGGCTGCTGCACACGGATGGGGTGTTGCTCGCGATGGGCATCACGCTGGGGGTGATGTTCCTGGACGGGTGGCTGTTGTTCGAGGTGGCCGCGTCGCGGCTGTCGCTGTCCACGGAGGACTACACGCGCGGCCCGCGTCGGGCCGTGGCGGCGCAGATGGTGTTGGCGTTGATGGGAGGCCTGGTGCTCTGGTGGGTGGATGACCAGAAGCACGTGGTGACGGAGGTGTTCGCCACGCTGGGGACGGTGCACCTGACGCTGGTGAGCCTGTTCATGGCCTCGGACGTGGATGGACAGGCGCGCGCGTTGCGAGCGGGCACCGGGCCGTGGTCGCTGCTGCGGCCGGGCGCGCTGCGGGGCTTCCGGCTGACGGTGTTGCTGCTGGTGGGCTGGAACGTGG
It encodes the following:
- a CDS encoding ABC transporter permease, which encodes MSTPMETASGAPVAESAGGAVPASGGDFQARWGDRLNPLVVKEVRQGFRTRIFWACFGLMLLSCVVLSLVAFVQTRDAAFSQFGQTYFYAFFVCLAVVHFFVIPYSAYRSLAREREDDTWVLLVLTGLGPRRILRGKVLSFLVQAALYASAVGPFLLFSYYLNGIALPTILVVLGLSAAWLVFLTVVAVCASTLADSRMGRGLVHFVVLGALGLAFVMALGIANALTDAADRLLHTDGVLLAMGITLGVMFLDGWLLFEVAASRLSLSTEDYTRGPRRAVAAQMVLALMGGLVLWWVDDQKHVVTEVFATLGTVHLTLVSLFMASDVDGQARALRAGTGPWSLLRPGALRGFRLTVLLLVGWNVAWLLAAHFSEHTSSRSEPFRMVMAVMPAYAVLYLSLALLLGRMPKSDRFSSPAAVRLLFVATVGVAAGLPPLFAEVVGLEAGDSLINLLNPVVGVANFSSHDYSTGLPEMSWAMVGFLGGLALLCAFMADRVLAEREKRAHRL
- a CDS encoding ABC transporter ATP-binding protein: MSPLLEVKGLRRDYGPLRAVDDVSFKLEAGSILGFIGPNGAGKSTTLRILATLDAPTSGEVLLGGHSLVDTPDKVRPLIGYMPDRYGTYDDVTVFEFLDFFARAYGLTGAKRRQRVESVMGFTGLGPLADKLTTALSKGMRQRVALGRTLLHDPQLLLLDEPADGLDPRARIELRELLRALADQGKAVIISSHILTELAEICDTCAIIEQGRLLATGKVEDLLQQDSNLASVELTVRLAAGSESEGAWARAERLLLEQPRVSRVSKEGEALRVSLELEPGTGADVASAALLAALVTAGLPVCAFGMRERNLEDAFMTVTKGRLA